In a single window of the Pseudochaenichthys georgianus chromosome 16, fPseGeo1.2, whole genome shotgun sequence genome:
- the LOC139435304 gene encoding uncharacterized protein, with protein MYSAYTLTHWNAPPTGTPHPLERSTLWNAPPTGTPHPLERPTLWNAPPTGTLHPLERSTLWNAPPSGTPHPLERPTLERSTLWNAPPSGTPHPLERPTHWNAPLWNAPPSGTLHPLERSTLWNAPPSGTPHSGTLHPLERPALWNAPPSGTPHPLEPPTLWNAPPSGTPHSGTLHPLERPTLWNAPPSGTPHPLERSTLWNPPPSGTLHPLECSTLLNAPPSGTLHPLERPTLWNAPPSGTPHPLERSTLWNAPPSGTPHPLERSTLLNAPPSGTLHPLERSTLWNAPPSGTLHPLERPTLWNAPPSGTLHPLERSTLLNAPPSGTPHPLERSTLWNAPPSGTPRPLERPTLWNPPPSGTLHPLERSTLWNVQHPHNPIYRQLNSSVPLLKPYFEGDGCLLKDYRISRNSLEALMRCLGPERRQTWGHDMTILTTLYWLAHSLSYSVVSRAFQVPLSMVHRLVHQGVEDIAALRHSLIKLPAGPELEEVGQGFRQLANSPAFLLEGVFLAVETA; from the exons ATGTACAGTGCGTACACACTCACCCACTGGAACGCCCCACCCACTGGAACGCCCCACCCACTGGAACgctccaccctctggaacgccccACCCACTGGAacgccccaccctctggaacgccccaccctctggaacgccccACCCACTGGAACgctccaccctctggaacgctccaccctctggaacgccccaccctctggaacgccccaccctctggaacgccccACTCTGGAACgctccaccctctggaacgccccaccctctggaacgccccACCCACTGGAACGCCCCACCCACTGGAACGCCCCACTCTGGAACgctccaccctctggaacgctccaccctctggaacgctccaccctctggaacgccccaccctctggaacgccccACTCTGGAACgctccaccctctggaacgccccgccctctggaacgctccaccctctggaacgccccaccctctggaaccccccaccctctggaacgctccaccctctggaacgccccACTCTGGAACgctccaccctctggaacgccccaccctctggaacgctccaccctctggaaccccccaccctctggaacgctccaccctctggaaccccccaccctctggaacgctccacCCTCTGGAATGCTCCACCCTCTTGAacgccccaccctctggaacgctccaccctctggaacgccccaccctctggaacgctccaccctctggaaccccccaccctctggaacgctccaccctctggaacgctccaccctctggaaccccccaccctctggaacgctccacCCTCTTGAacgccccaccctctggaacgctccaccctctggaacgctccaccctctggaacgctccaccctctggaacgctccaccctctggaacgccccaccctctggaacgctccaccctctggaacgctccaccctctggaacgctccacCCTCTTGAacgccccaccctctggaacgccccaccctctggaacgctccaccctctggaacgctccaccctctggaacgccccGCCCTCTGGAacgccccaccctctggaaccccccaccctctggaacgctccaccctctggaacgctccaccctctggaac GTTCAGCACCCACACAATCCCATCTACAGACAATTGAACAGCAGTGTCCCCCTGCTGAAGCCGTACTTCGAGGGTGATGGGTGCCTGCTCAAGGATTACAGGATCAGCCGTAACTCCCTGGAGGCTTTGATGCGGTGTCTGGGGCCTGAGAGGAGACAGACCTGGGGACACGACATGACTATCTTGACGACCTTGTACTGGCTGGCACACAGTTTGTCCTACAGTGTGGTGTCCCGGGCCTTTCAGGTACCCCTCTCCATGGTCCACAGACTGGTCCACCAGGGAGTGGAGGACATCGCTGCTCTCAGGCATTCCCTTATCAAGCTGCCTGCTGGTCCAGAGCTGGAGGAGGTCGGGCAGGGCTTCCGGCAGTTGGCCAACAGCCCGGCATTCC TCCTTGAAGGCGTCTTCCTTGCTGTGGAAACAGCTTGA